The Bradyrhizobium sp. WSM471 genome includes the window GAAGAGCATGCTGCTTCGGAGTCTAGAGCCCGAAGTCATGATGAAAAGCAACCGAGCCAAATCGCTTGCGGATCTTCCATATTTGAGCGTGCACGTTCCACTTAGAAAAGCGGAGTTCGGGGTAACGGAACTGCGGCGGTTGGCCGGATATGCGAGCATCGCGATAGGAGAGCATTTGCTGTCGATGCAGGTGTCCTATCGGCTCGCCGCACTTCTCGAGAGCTTGGCTCATTCTATCGAGAAGGCGGATGCAAAAAGATTTGCCGGGAAGTTCCGCGGCCTGCTCAATATGGGAGGAGGTCGGCTGCGCGAGGCGTCGGTGGAAAAAAACTCGGAGCTCACGTTTGCGTGGGTGAAGGATGCTTGCGAGGCCGAGATTGTCAGAGTCCGGCAGTATTACACCCGTCTGCCTTTTGGCGAGACCACGAAGAATAATTACGAGGGCGCTCTGGTCGGTTTCCTCGATTTCATCGTGCCGCTCGCACTCGAACTTTCGAAGTTTAGGATCTTCGGGAAGATGCCTATATTCGTTATGCTGGACGACGCAGATAACTTGCCGCAGCATCTTCAGCGGGTCATCAATTCTTGGGTGTCGACGAGAAGCACTCACGCGGTTTGCCTGAAGATAACAACCCAATTGGGCTATGCGACTTACAGGACGGTCGACAATCGATTGATCGAGAGTCCGCATGACTTCACCGAAGTGAACCTGAGCACAATCTACACAAATGAGTTCAACACATACAGCAATCGCATTGAGGAAATCGTCAATCGGCGACTGAAACTTGCCGGAATATCGCGTTCTGCCGCCGACTTCTTTCCGCGCGACGAGCAACAAGCGGAACGACTCATGCAAATTCAGCAGGAAATCAAGGACGAGCGCCAAGCAGCAGAGCTGCAAGGGATCTCCGACGGATCCGCCCGGTCGAGAGATCATGTTGCAAGGTACGCCGTGCCACGATTGATGCGAGAACTGGCGGGGAGCTCAAGGTCGTCCCACACTTATAGTTACGCCGGCTTCAGATCCATGGTCGATCTCTCCTCGGGAGTCATTAGATGGTTCCTCGAGCCGGCAAGCCGCATGTATGACCGCGTCGTCAGCGAAAAGGGCGAGCCCGTCGATTGCGTCCCGGTGTCCATTCAGGATCGAGTCTTAGTCGACTGGGCGACCGAGTTTGTTCAGAAGCTGTCAGCAGCGAAGGTCGAGCGACCTTCCGACGATGTGGAATCCGACGAAGCCGATCCGGACGCCAGCTTGCATGCATTGGGCCATGAGACGGAGATCTACGAGAGGCTCAGAAATCTCCTTGACGGTCTCGGGATGCTCTTCCGCTCGCGCCTCTTGGATGAGACTGCTTCTGAGCAGAGAGCCTTTTCGGTGGTGCTAAGGGATAAACCGAAGCCGGATCTGCGACAGGTTCTCGATCTAGGCATCCGATTGGGCTATCTGCAAACGGCCGACAACGCAGCCAAAGAGGCTCTTGGTGCAAGAGTGCCTCGCTATGTTCTCGCACGCCGTCTCGCGCCATATTATAGGTTAGACGTATCAGGCTATGCGGCTCACCTCTCCGTAATGTCCGAGGATCTGGATCTGGCGACGAAGCGCCCGGCGGAATTTGCTAAAAAGAAAGCAGGTGCATCCTCGTCAGAGACGAGCCAACTCAAGCTCGACTTCGAGGAGGACAAATGATCGATAAAGTCGATATCGCCGGCTTTGCATCCGACGTGAGCAGCACCGCCCACTACCTGTTGGGACGAGTGAGCTTCGAAGAGAGGTCGACCACGATACCGCTCTGCGTGAAAGGCATGAAGTGGAAGTCGCCAGTCATATTCGCCTCCACACGGAAGGCGGAGAAGGCGCTCCTCAACCTTTCGCGAGTAAGCGAACATTTCAAAGGAAAGCTCGTGCACCCCGATCTGGATGTCGGTGAACCACTCCGGGTCGCTGAGGTGCTTCGCAAGGAAATAGGGATTTTCGCAGAGGCCGCGGCTCACAGGAAGGCGGTGATAGACATCACGTCGTTTAGACGAGAGGAGCTCTTGATCCTGTTTGCTTTCATAAAGGAACTACAACCTTCGACATTCAAGCACTGGCTCCTCGCCTATACCGGCGCGCAAAATATGGGTGAATGGCTCTCGGGGGAGGTCACCGCGGTTCGATCCGTTCTCGGTTATCCCGGCGATGTAAGGCCTTCGAAAACGACGAAGTTGGTCCTCCTTATGGGCTTCGAAGTTTCGCGTGCCCGGAGCATCATCGAGGCGTATGAGCCGAAGCAGATCGTTCTTGGAACGGGGCGACAATCGGATTCGATAACCGACGAGCTTTATGATCGAAATCGAAAGCTGGTCGATGGGCTTTCGCGAGAGTTTCAAGGAAGCATCCAGCACCGGTTCGAGTTCTCGCCGCGTGATCCGATAGTGGTCGCGAGAGAACTCGGCGAGGCTATAGGTGCGCGTGGCGAGGCAAACGTCGTCATAGCACCGCTCCATACTAAGCTATCAACTTTAGGCGCGGCACGTTATGCGCTTTTCAATCGAGCCGCCCAGATCTGCTACGCGGCGGTTGATGAGTACAATGAGAATGCATACTCCGCGCCCGGAGGTCATATCTACGTCATGCCGATTGAGCCGCTATTCGTCCCGTCCTTTTAATGGGTGGCCTAACGAGCGCTCCAGATCGCGAACTTCTCGCTCGGACAAGTTGCCCAGCAGATCGTTGACGGGTTTCCCGTCTAAGAGGGACTGAACGATTTTCACAGCAGTTCCCGATAGGACTACACTGTTTAGGCGGTATTCCTCGAAAGCTTCGTAAGTCAACGGAACCCACGCCTTCATGATCGAGCCGATGATTTCGGCATAGATCCGAATCTCATATTGGGCGTGCGCGTCCATACGAAGCGCCAGAAAGTTCATGAGGTTGTGAAGATCAATCTTCCAGTACCACTGGGTGTATATGTTGAGTGTCAGGTTCATTCGGGCAAGTTCTCGCGCGACGCCGATGCGGTTGTCGTCAAGACGCTTGCCATCCTCGCTCTCGTTCAGCATCCAGACATAGTCATCGTAATTTCTGTCGGCGTCCTCGCGCAGGATCTCCAGAACTCTCCGGGCTTCATCGCCGGTCAACGTCTCCTCGCGACCTTGCCTATTTATTGTCGACTGCGCCGCGAGTTGATCAATCTCTGGCACATAAAACTCTCGATCGAGAATCGAATACCTTGCGGAGTATTCGTTCACCGAAGCCGTTCGGTGTCTGATCCACTGTCTCGCCACGAAGATGGGCAGTTTGACGTGCAGCTTGATTGACGCCATTTCAAACGGAGTGGTGTGGGAGTGCCTCATCAAGTACCGGATGAGACCGCGGTCTTCCGAGGCTCTACGAGTGCCTCGCCCGTACGATACTCGAGCGGCCTGCACTATCGAGCTATCATCCCCCATGTAGTCAATGACGCGAACGAACCCGTGATCGAGCGCGCGTATCGCGTCGAAGATCAGCCCTTCGAGAGCCGCTACCGTCGGCCTACCGGTCATCGATACCGCCGACTTCGCGGCGGCGATCTCTCGGAGCTGTTCAGGGCTTACAACGTTTTCATGATTCATTCGCAACAAGCTCCCGGTTCACTCTGTCTACTTCAATACAAGGGAAGAGAAGTCTTCATCGTCTAGGACAATACGATAGTCCTGTGGCCGAGGTCATCACCCGGCTCCCCTTCAACTCATACGTCGAGGGAAGCGCGACAAGCAGCGTTAAGTCACTGAATTTTGTGAAAAACCGACGAGCATCCTTTCGAGTGTAAGAATACGCCGAGAATCAGGTCGATGTGGGCCTTGCGGTGATCGACCTAATCTCCGGGCAACACGCTTGGCCACTCGTTCCTCGCCGAATCCGCGAATTGGTCACGACGAGCCTGGCCTTATCGCGGGCGCGAGAAACAAAGTCTGAGAGCATACTGGACCACAAGATGATCGACTTCTACGGGTGATACCGAGCTGCTCCGATCTCTCTTTAGTACCTGATCGGGCCCGACCGTGGCGCATCGCTCGGGGAAGCTAGTTGCCGAATTACCCGATTCTGCCCCTTCCTAACCCCTTGATCCTGCTGCTCCCTTCTACTGTGCATGGGGTTGTTTTCGCGCTTTTTGTTGTCGGGCCTTGGAAGGCTTAAGGGTTATCGTCGCAACACCGGCTGGCCTCTTCAGTTCGGATCATCACCCACAAGGCAAAACGAACATGCACTCTTCCGCCACCGGCTGGGGCAACGGGCTTCTTGGCGTCATCATCTTCAGCGGCTCGCTGCCGGCGACGCGCGTGGCGGTCGGCGGGTTCTCCGCGCTGTTCCTGACCTCGGTGCGCGCGGTCATCGCGGCGCTGATCGGCGTGGCCGTGCTCGGCCTGCTCCGTCAGGCGCGGCCTCAGCGCAAGGATCTCGTCTCGCTCGCCATCGTCGCCATCGGGGTCGTGGTCGGCTTTCCCTTGCTGACGGCGCTTGCGCTCCAGCACATCACCTCGGCGCATTCGATCGTCTTCATCGGGCTCCTGCCGCTGTCGACCGCGATCTTCGGCGTGCTGCGCGGCGGCGAGCGGCCGCAGCCGATGTTCTGGCTGTTCGCGATTTTGGGCAGCGCCACGGTCGCGGGCTTTGCGCTGTCCAACGACGGCACCGCATCGCTCACCGGCGATCTGCTGATGGTCGCGGCGATCGTGCTGTGCGGGCTCGGCTATGCCGAAGGCGCCGCGCTGTCGCGCCGGCTCGGCGGCTGGCAGGTGATCTCCTGGGCGCTGCTGCTGTCGCTGCCGCTGATGGTGCCGGTCGCGATTCTCACCTGGCCGTCGACCTGGAGCGGCGTCGGTGTCCCCGCCTGGGTCGGGCTCGCCTATGTCTCGGTCTTCAGCATGTTCGTCGGTTTCATCTTCTGGTATCGCGGGCTCGCGATCGGCGGCATCGCGCGAATCGGCCAGTTGCAGCAGCTCCAGCCCTTCTTCGGCCTCGCGCTGGCAGGCCTGCTTCTGCACGAACCGGTGGCCTGGAGCATGATCGTCGCGACCGCGCTGGTGGTCGCCTGCGTGGTCTTCGCGCGGCGGTTTGCCTGAGGCCGCCTCACTCTCACCCCATCACCGTCCGCGTCAGCGTGCTCCGCGCAAACTTCTTCAGCGGCATCGGCTTGCCGAACAGAAAACCCTGCACGAGGTCGAAGCCGAGCTCGTTGGCGGTGACGAGGTCGGCGCGGCTCTCGACGCCCTCGGCGACGGCGTGCACGCCGTAGCCATGTGAAAGCTCGACGATGTGGCGGCACACCGTGCGCTTGAGCCGATCGGTGCCGCTGCCGGTGACGAAGTGCCGGTCGGCCTTCAGCTTGATGAAGGGAATCTTGTCCCTATCCATCAGCGACGGCCAGTTGGCGCCGAGATTGTCGATCGACAGGCCGATATTGTGCAGGCGCAGTTCGCGGGCGACCTCGACGAGGTGATCGAGGTCGCGGATCGCCTCCTCGCTCTCGATCTCGATCGTCAGCCCGCCGAACGCCGGATGCGTCGGCATGCGGCGGCAGAGATCGCGCACGGCCTGCGGCTCCTTCAGATATGACGCCGGCAAATTGATCGCGAGGTCGACCGGACTCTGCTGCTCCAGCAGATAGTGCCAGTCCTGCATGGCGCGCTCGATCACGAATTCGGAGAGGTCGCGCAGATGCGGGTCGTGCTCTTCGGGAATGAAATAGGCCGGCG containing:
- the thyX gene encoding FAD-dependent thymidylate synthase — its product is MNHENVVSPEQLREIAAAKSAVSMTGRPTVAALEGLIFDAIRALDHGFVRVIDYMGDDSSIVQAARVSYGRGTRRASEDRGLIRYLMRHSHTTPFEMASIKLHVKLPIFVARQWIRHRTASVNEYSARYSILDREFYVPEIDQLAAQSTINRQGREETLTGDEARRVLEILREDADRNYDDYVWMLNESEDGKRLDDNRIGVARELARMNLTLNIYTQWYWKIDLHNLMNFLALRMDAHAQYEIRIYAEIIGSIMKAWVPLTYEAFEEYRLNSVVLSGTAVKIVQSLLDGKPVNDLLGNLSEREVRDLERSLGHPLKGRDE
- a CDS encoding DMT family transporter; the encoded protein is MHSSATGWGNGLLGVIIFSGSLPATRVAVGGFSALFLTSVRAVIAALIGVAVLGLLRQARPQRKDLVSLAIVAIGVVVGFPLLTALALQHITSAHSIVFIGLLPLSTAIFGVLRGGERPQPMFWLFAILGSATVAGFALSNDGTASLTGDLLMVAAIVLCGLGYAEGAALSRRLGGWQVISWALLLSLPLMVPVAILTWPSTWSGVGVPAWVGLAYVSVFSMFVGFIFWYRGLAIGGIARIGQLQQLQPFFGLALAGLLLHEPVAWSMIVATALVVACVVFARRFA
- a CDS encoding EAL domain-containing protein gives rise to the protein MEDGIVELAERRPKTFGRRKVKPRACVADSKRHLRAFLAEVLEDLGFVTTECASAEELQSVLTSELPDLILLGIAADGIEPGKFLETLVREAFDGRILTVGARESIIVRAVQQVGEEYGLKMLPPLTTPFAAETLRDRVAMLLPEEPAPSPAVHVGEALHAGWLELWYQPKIDARTLIRNGAEALVRMRHPTWGVVPPAYFIPEEHDPHLRDLSEFVIERAMQDWHYLLEQQSPVDLAINLPASYLKEPQAVRDLCRRMPTHPAFGGLTIEIESEEAIRDLDHLVEVARELRLHNIGLSIDNLGANWPSLMDRDKIPFIKLKADRHFVTGSGTDRLKRTVCRHIVELSHGYGVHAVAEGVESRADLVTANELGFDLVQGFLFGKPMPLKKFARSTLTRTVMG